The Coffea arabica cultivar ET-39 chromosome 10e, Coffea Arabica ET-39 HiFi, whole genome shotgun sequence region TTATGTAAATGCAATGTATGGGGTCAAACTATCAAGAAATAAGTAAAAAGTACAAGCGTGCCTTTGTCTATCGGTGAAGACAACAATAAGAAACTGCAAAGAGCAAAAGCATGCAACCAAAAAAAGTTTTATTGGAATTAAACCATGCATGGAGATGAAAGCAACTCCTTTCTCAAtcatttaagaaattttctCTCTCCAGAGATGCAAGTATGAGCTTAGCAGATATCTATCCAGAAGATCTTTTCTAGTCTCTATCTTCTTATATTATGATAATCGTGAAAGATacccaaaagaagaaaaagaacccCAAAAGATGTAGACTCTGAAAGTGATTACAAGTACAAAATATGCCAAGCCATACATCAAAGTCCTTGGATGATGGAATCCTCAATTAACACTTCCAAAAGAATAAGTGTAACAAGGCCATTCATCTTTGTATTGATTCTGTGGTCACTGAATTACCTGAATCTAAGGACAATAAAAGGCATCATTCAACTACGAGACCATTTGGTAATGGCACTTATTGCACATGTTAAAGACCTGACTTTTAAATCAGAAAAAGCTCATTGCATGAAAATACATAAAGCAACATGCATATGCATTATAACTTATAAGCAGATGATGATCAACTTATGGCCACCCAAATAAATGATACTTCGATTAGTAATACTTAGAAAGCCTGTTAATGAATAAGATGGTGTACCACTTAGTCAAACGGCTAGATATATcctctttcttcttgtttaaaGTCTTTATATATGTACTAAGTTCTGGAGAAAAGCTAGTTTTTTCTGCAGTATCATCCAGAAAGCCATTGCCCAGAGGAAGCTCTGTTCTCTGTTCACTAACTAGCAAATTTGAAACATTAAAAGATGGATAAGGTAGAGTATGAAGGTTGCGCAGCTGTTCCCCCAGAAAGGTAGCCAAGTTTAGCATGTCATTCCATGAGAGGCTCTCTCTTCTGCAAGGAAAAGCCAAAATGATTCAGAACTAGAAACCAGACATTTCCATGACCGATACACCAAGCCACCCTCTGACTAACATTAATTTTAACTGGATAAACAATGTTAATTACTCACAGGTCGGCAAATATCTTCCCTCTGCATCTTTTTAACACTATATAGGGCCACACAGTTGAGCATCCTTCAGGATTTCCTGATTCAAGCAATGACAGCCTGACTTTGTGATATTCAAATTGCTTTTTGTTCCAGATTCCAAAAGGATAATCAACTTCATTATGGTTTTCAGGAACCATATTAAAGTTTTCATTCAACTCAGCAGGGACCCCTTTGCCATCCCAAGGGATAACTTGGCACGACCCATCTTTGAGAAAAAGAATCCCGCTAGCCAGAACAACAGGAATGTGATCCTTCAAGGGAGAGTTAACTTGATCTAGTAGATTATAAAACTGAAGCTGTTgaaagcaagagagagagtaagaacgtaacccccccaaaaaaaaaagacaaagttTCTTGGCAAACAAAATCAAGGACACTAACATAATACCTCGGTGCCTAAAGCATAAAGAGAAGCTTCAAGCCCTCGTTCAACAAGTATTTTTATCACATTTTCAGCAACCAGATAAAcctataaaaaaataataatgagtTCCATATAATTGATGAAGTCAtcgcattttcaaatgaacgGAGTCAATCACTTTTAAGGATAAAAAATATGGATTCATGTTTTTACACACCTCTTTAACTCGAATATTTGAAGAAGCTATAATATACTGATCTACTTCTTTTCACGTGTCTGTGTGCTTACACATGCTTAATTAATAGCCAATACCAAATACTTCAAGTTGGATTtcagaaaaggaaaagataatAACCTCAATTTCTGTGGACaaaagttatttctttgcaaTCAAATTGGGTACCCTTAAGTTTAAAAATTTCCAAACCTTCCCAATAAACCAATCTAGGTGGTTTAAAGATAACAAGGTCCTGTCAATGTAATGCGCAGAATCAAAGCACATAAAGATATAATCTGTTGTAAGGCTAACATGAAAAGAGTCATACATGATAATGAAACCTTCAGTTATTAACTGTACATTCCTTTgatcaaaagaaataaaatattaatgaaAACAGCCTTTCGAATTAGATCATAGCAAACTTTCTTTTACTTACAGGATTGCTACCCGTCCCAACAGGAAGCTTCTCTTCATCTGTAGGTAAAGGAAAGTCATTAAAGGCACATATTTCCCTCAAGCGATCATGCCATCTGCCAGCATTTAATGCAATACAGGCTCCCTAGACAATTTAAAAGAGAAGAAGGTTATTTAGCTttcaaaatacaaataaaaattcAGAAGACTTGATCTGACCATCTATCCAACCCATGTCATgcacaaattttgaaatttatagAGGCAGGCACTCAGATAAACACAATCAAACGTCAATTTAATGGCCTGGAAACAAAGTTATTGTAAGCAGGTCACTTTAGTAGGACTATCAATGGTACTTTGGGCTATCTTTTATGATGGTAGCTTTCAATTTTCGGGCTGGGTCAGATATCTTGTATACTTGAGCCACAATGAACTCAAAAAGCATCTCCAGAAAATGTTCATTTAAGCAGTACAAGTTATTGAGTTTGCTTCATgcaatcaaacaaacaaaattgtTCAGTCCCTAGACCTCTTCTAATCATGAAGAAGTTAACAACAAACCAATACCTTCCATATCAGGCCTCTAAGTTCTGGTCTCTTGACCCAAAGCTTCTGCAGCCATCCTCTCATGTTCCGTTGTCCAATGACGTTGCTTGAGCTCCATTCGGAGTTATAGTGGTCCCTCTCTTGATCCAAAAACCTCGATAAGAATTTAATGTCATAAACAAATTCCACATTTTCTAGGTTATCACTCTCTGGTGGCTGGTGCGTTTTcattcccttttctttcctcATGAAGTCTGAGCAGCTCACATGATTTTCCTCACATGAAGAGTCATTTTTAACATCCACTAAACTGCCTTCATCAAGAGCAAGAATTCCAGCACGACAGAGACCTTTATGTCTGTAACCAGGAGCCATATCTAGACATACAAACTCAAAGTTTTTGGAATTCACAAAATTCTGTGTGACAGCAACACTGGTTTCCAAGTTAAGCACACAATGCCACCATCCACTTGGGACAAATATTGTCTCACCAGGAAGCTGAGTACACTCAATTGGCTTGTCTTCATCAGATAGAAGAGGATAAAAATCCAACCACCACTGAataaagtgaaaaagaaaatgaaaaatggttaTTTGAAACAGCATGGAAAAAGTAAACAATTTagggaaagaaagggaaaaacacAGGCTTAGTTCATGAAGATTTTTATATTTCTGCCTCAATTACCTGTAAGGATGATGGAGTATCTATGTTCACATCACCATCATCTTCGTTTACATGTACTGTCACTCCTAGAGGTACTTTTCCTGGAGGATACAAGGCCCACCTATTAAAAAAATGTAAGACATAAGCTTCTAAGAGCAAAACAATATTAATATAACGTGGCAGTAGTAACACAACCAGGACCAAAGTAACTGCATATTTTGGGGAGGAGACAGTTATGCATCACCACAAAGAATAAGCTGCTTTGTGGCTGAGAAAAACATCTTCCAGAACTTTCCATTTAAAATCTGGGCCAAATTTTGATGGACTAGGAGTTTATCTATTTTtcgagaaaagagaaaagaagaaaaaataaacgATTTAAACGTCTTCAACCATTGGAATCTTGAGCTAGCTAAAGCCCAATTTGGTTAGGAACTTCAACCTTACCTAGCATGCATCTTGACTTCGAATGAGAGAGACAAATAAACCAACCCAAAGTATTCCAAAAGACATTTGTATGTAAATATCATAGCGCCGCTGCTCCTAAGTACATCAGTGTTAACTTGATTGATTTTCTTAATCTTGTTTCTACATTTTGGGAACTATGGGTCCACAAGCTAGCATTGCTCACAGAGATCATCTTTGTGAAGATTTTAAGCATAAACCTCAAGCTACTAGGAGCTTGATTGAGGTAAGAGAAAGGACATGATACTGCTCTTCATCACATTGAGGACATAAAGACTCCTGAATCTTCAATCTTTGACTCTTTAGTCCACTGACCATCCAATTTCCCCCTGCCTTCTTTGTTTTGGCATGGAAACGACTAAACTTTCCAAACTAGTAATTAATCCAAGGGCAGGCTATTACATCATTAAACAAAGATGAGCCAGAAAGGGCCATTCGTGATGAAAGAAATGTGTCTCATCTTATTGACTTCTTTCCTGACATAGTAATATAGGGCGGTCAGTCTTGAATTACCTTTTACGTCCGCATAGGAGAGTATTCCAAGCACTGGTAAGAGCTGGATCAACATGCCATGAGGCACCAGACCGCTCCGGCCCAATAATGAGCCATCTAAAGGGTGGTCGTTCATCTCTACCTAATACGTCAAAGAAGTCTTCTTGGAACAGGTGCGGGACACTATAATCCTTCAGCAATTTAGGTGCAACTTCTCCAAACTGCACGAACAGTAATCAGAGGTGACcaagaaaaccaaaaagaaTCTGCAATAAAACACATATATTGTAGGAACCTTGTCATAAAAAATGTAGAGAGGGTCCTCATCATGCTGAATCTGCGTGTATGACACATAATCCTTGAAGGTCATCATAACCTTCCGAGAACTCCTCTGAGATAATCGAAATGCTAGGTCTCCATAGTTCTGTAGTAGCTGTTCAACCGTCCAAGAATTTCTTGCTGGCCAAGTATCAGCCAAACCACTAATTAGCACCTGTGACAAAAGTATAAGATAGCAAGAGTGAACAGGTAACGAAGCCAAAATCTGGTCCCTTTTCTTCCTCTATTAGCCCAGTGTTGGAAGTTTGTCAACTTGATTCCCACAAACAGGGAGACAAACATAAAATACTCATTATTCATTTCTAGATACGTATAGTGAAATATCAACAAGTAATTCCACATAAAACTTTTACAAATAACTCCATTCGGTGAACCATTTTGAAAAGTCAAATCCTTCGTGCATTAACGTCTCTACCCAACTATTTTCTGTCCCCCACAAGACCAAGATTCACTCTACAGAATCATAGAGGCCTTACCACTGAAACACAAAGACCAATTGTAGTTCAGGTAGATGCTCAAAGTAAGAGTATCATCACTCAGAAACACAGCTAACTATTTAAAAACCAAGGGAACAAAATACTAACTGACCAAGTGATGACTTACTGGTTTTTGCCCGTCATAATCATCATAGAACTCTTGTAAAGAAAGGTCCTTTTTTCTATCCACATTTCCATTGTCGAAAGAGAATCCATCCAATGTGGTGTAGCACCGATATAACCTCCGATAAAGAAACAGAGAGTAAAACCCTAGAGGATAGGAAGAAACATCATAAGCAAATGCAGAACCATATCACTAATCAAAGAACAAACATCTACCAGGATCATTACCATTGAAATGCAGCTGCTTTGCTGGGGTTTTTTCATATTCAGTCAAAAGATCCAATCTGCCGAAAAATAAGAGAACACATGGAAATTGTCAGATTCGTGCAACAACAGAAACAAGGTGAaacaaaatatacaagttcaacgGGAATAAACTCTGAAATCATACTGATGAAGAGTGGTTCTCTTCCAGGAGCCTTTATACTCAAGCTGACGATTCACATTTTTAAGGCAAAGAGTCATCCATAATGGCTCCTCATTGCAAAAAATATACATCACACTgcacatgaaaaataataataattcaggCAAgtgcgattaaaaaaaaaaatgcaagccAACTGCACAGCAAAGAGCCAGCTGACCTTGGATCCAGAAAAGGGCAATAAAAACTGAACATGAGCATAACAAGATATAATCTCCTTATTTTTCGTGCATTTCCCTATTCAATCTATAGTGTTTACAAAtacgagtttttttttaaaaaaaaaaaaaattcagctgAACATCGAGGGAaaatagtcaattttgaataggCGGGCAGCAAAACCAAACCGTTTGAGATGCATAATCAACATTTAACTGCTGCATATTAGCACTTTCATTTTGTCTAAAATGTTTAAACCAATCTTCCTCAGGAATTGTGGCCAAACAATTTTATTTCCACCTACGGTTTCAAATTACATTCAAACTCAACTTTTCATTTATTCAAAGAAGATAACATAATTACAAACTAATATAGCTCCAAGCTCGGAATACTTTAGGGAAAGCCAAAAACCACAATCCGATTgcaatgaaatgaaatatgaCCCAACCCATTACACTTCCAGACAGAATCTAACGAAACAATAATTGATGAAAAGGCGGACAACTTATGGAGAATTGAATAAACCTGCTGACACAGGAGAGGCGGCCGATGTCGCGAGGAGAAAGATAAGTTAAAATCGCGGAGAGAGTTTCGTCGGGAAGGAAACGGAGGTCTCCCAGCGCCTGAAACCTCCGATCCTCGGGCACCGCCGCCGCTGGAACTGAAGCTGCTGGTTGAAATTGCGACTCGCGAGCTTCGTCCATGTCCATCGGATTCATAGCCAGATAAGAAAATTTCCAACCGAATTGAAATGGTAGCAGAATTCAAATTACAAAAGCCTCTGTGGAGTTTGGGAATCCTTCGGTCTGCGTAAATATGCAGAAAGTGTTGCAACCGTTGTGGCGCGTTAAAAGTTAGCTGATGCCAATATAATTTATTTAATcggatttttaaaaaaaaaatttctacaattACATTTACTACTGTAATATTTCAGGCTATATATTcgttatttcaaaaaaaaaattgtttattttttgggtttcaTCTTTAGTTCTTATTCGATATACGAGCGCGTTGCATATTCGTTTCCGGAATCTTAAGCGAGTTGATAACGCGTGCATACGCGGAGGTAAATTGGGAAGTTGCATGTCTGATGCATGGATTATTAAGGTTTTGTTTTCACAACATTTTTTATCTTATTTGGACATAAAATTAAAGAGCAGTTGAATTGCGCTCGGTTCTACTTGACTCTATGTAAATCTTACGAGGTTTGGTTACACCCACGCAcaatttgtaattttgaaattaatttaTGTATATAAACTCATGGAAAATACACTCCATACGGATTCAAGACTCTAAATGCAACTGTTGTAGTATAATAGTcaggattagctgtttttggaagtatttttgaaaaactttgctgtagcagagtttttattttgagatattttttaaaattttaaaaaaatttaaactaatttttagattaccttttaaagtactttttaaaaatttttattatatttaaaaaattagtttttgaaaaacactccaAAAATAGGAAATCCAAACAGAGTAGTATTACACGTTAGATAACTGTGCATATAAATAACGAGTACGGTAGTAATGTTAAtgcttttcaaaattattaatacTTTTAGAGATAATGATAATGTTGAAACATGATACAATCATAATACTTAAATACTTCTTGATAAATTAAGTGAAGTGAAGTTCATTTGCTCACACATGCCAAGTTTTAAcattctttatttgttttcaaaCGACACTTAAGGGGTCaatacaaagaaagaaagaaaatataagAGAATTTCGAGGGGTGCAAATGTGGAACTAATTATCATTTTTTGGAACTTCAATGCCAATTTTGCGAATTCTCCAAAGTTTAGGGGATGGGGGCGTTTGCTTGTGCCTCAATCCCTACTCATATATAAGAGTGTCATTGAGTTTGCACAAGCCAAATATCtttattttcaagtttatttgattattttgacaagcttaaaattttgttcaaatttgaCTTGTTACTTCTTGAGCCGAACCCAAGTCGACATTGAATAATTTGAATTTTCTACAAGTAAAATTTCACTTGTATACTAATCGAACGGATctcaaattgaatttgaaaatttatcatATACAGTACATTAATATGATTTGATTAATTCATGAACAAAATTTGAACACGCTCTTAACAAGGCAAATTCGATTAGAGtatcaagtaatttgatttcTGTTTCAACCTACTCATGCACTAAAATCTTGTTCAATTGAACATGCCAAGATTCCcgctctgaaaaaaaaaaaatttctgctaCGCGTTCCTTACAAGGTTCCAAACTCAAATTTAATTGTTAGCTTATTTGCTCCCACCTTTTGCAATTTGTAAGAGAAAAATCCCAAGCCAAAGTAGGAGCAAACGTATTACTTTATATAGATTCACCTCGCATTTTCACAATCCAATATGTAAAACACTCCCAATagtttgaacaaaaaaaaaaaaacagtgagCTCACTaaacaattctcaaatttaTATCCATGTGGCTACTAAACAATTCTGAAATTTTACGATTGTTTATTTTATTGCAGCCTTGATCATGCGGATCTTGTATGTCGTTTACTGTTTAGCAGTGAAATCTTCATCTTTTATTAAccaacaaaaagagaaaaaagggacAAAAAACTTCAATTTTGCCTATCCCAGGCCTTGCAACTCCTCCTTTTCAGTTGctaaaaagttcaaaaaaggcTACAAAGGTTTATAGCACATatgcaaacaaaaattttcaatcTGCAAATATGTCCATTTCTGTAGCCACACTCGTAGCTTTCAGAATGAAGTACATTGAGACAAAACATTTGTACATTTGAACACAAAAGGGTTTTGCCGAACCTTTTTCCTAAGTTCAGAAAATGGAATTGCACGGCCTGAAATCCAGTTCTTCTCTAACCTAAATAACAGAAGCATTATCACCTCTCTAACACATCTCACCTCATTATCAGTGCAAGATTTTGTAAAAGACACATGCAGCTTTGCACATCAAGGGAACAtgttaaaatcaagaaattattGAGCACAGAATAAATTTTGGATAGTATTTATCCGTTTTATCAGATTGCAGTCTGGTGATTCTTGACTACTTGTGTTGCAGAATGACAGGAGAAAATGTCACACGAGCAGATCTGCACTAATTTGTACCAGTGTATGAACGTGTACTGTCCATGAGGTCAGGCATGCATGTTCAAGCTGCAGGCCCTGTCCTCCTTGGGCAAAGGTACATGCATTCATACTATATGATTGGCTATCCATCAAAGACTCAACTCAAGATAGACTACGTAGTTGGagaattatttcaaatgagagTTGCACGTTCTCTAGAATTCACATGGAAGGCTATAGTCATTTGTTTTTTAATTTGCTCTATGATTAATAGTAGTTGGAGTTTTTCCAAATCCATATGTGATGTTCAATGGCCTCAAACCAATTGAAgcaatttgattgattgatttggAGTTAATTTGAAAGGCAAATATCTCGCTAAAAGCCTAAAACTCAAGGAAGACTTTTGTTGGCAGCTGCTGTTTGCTGCATTTGGAAAGAAGGGAATGCAAGGCAATTCAGGAATGAATGAAGGGATACAAAAGTTATTCTGCAAGAGATCTTAGAGGTTGTCATTGTTCTCCT contains the following coding sequences:
- the LOC113712801 gene encoding lysine-specific demethylase JMJ21, with the translated sequence MNPMDMDEARESQFQPAASVPAAAVPEDRRFQALGDLRFLPDETLSAILTYLSPRDIGRLSCVSSVMYIFCNEEPLWMTLCLKNVNRQLEYKGSWKRTTLHQLDLLTEYEKTPAKQLHFNGFYSLFLYRRLYRCYTTLDGFSFDNGNVDRKKDLSLQEFYDDYDGQKPVLISGLADTWPARNSWTVEQLLQNYGDLAFRLSQRSSRKVMMTFKDYVSYTQIQHDEDPLYIFYDKFGEVAPKLLKDYSVPHLFQEDFFDVLGRDERPPFRWLIIGPERSGASWHVDPALTSAWNTLLCGRKRWALYPPGKVPLGVTVHVNEDDGDVNIDTPSSLQWWLDFYPLLSDEDKPIECTQLPGETIFVPSGWWHCVLNLETSVAVTQNFVNSKNFEFVCLDMAPGYRHKGLCRAGILALDEGSLVDVKNDSSCEENHVSCSDFMRKEKGMKTHQPPESDNLENVEFVYDIKFLSRFLDQERDHYNSEWSSSNVIGQRNMRGWLQKLWVKRPELRGLIWKGACIALNAGRWHDRLREICAFNDFPLPTDEEKLPVGTGSNPVYLVAENVIKILVERGLEASLYALGTELQFYNLLDQVNSPLKDHIPVVLASGILFLKDGSCQVIPWDGKGVPAELNENFNMVPENHNEVDYPFGIWNKKQFEYHKVRLSLLESGNPEGCSTVWPYIVLKRCRGKIFADLRESLSWNDMLNLATFLGEQLRNLHTLPYPSFNVSNLLVSEQRTELPLGNGFLDDTAEKTSFSPELSTYIKTLNKKKEDISSRLTKWGDPIPVTLIDKVGEYIPEDFEKFFNMFEDDKSVAKPYTWIHADVMDDNIQMKPCNLTSCLGESTHDPSPVNNGCANDYNGSTKSNSWRPCHIIDFSDLSLGHPICDLIPVHVDVFRGDSRLLKQFLESYKLPIVGRKSAENSRFGRASYLTMCLCILHDENVVGAIFSLWKELRQAKSWEEVEEKVWGDLNNYTGFDD